From Gottschalkiaceae bacterium SANA:
AGTTTTGCCTTTTATTCGCGTTGCAATGGAGAGAGGTGAAGTACTGCCGATCAGCATGGAACGGATGAGAACTGAGATTCAGTATATGAATGCAGCAAATCGAATCTGTGAGTCAATAACCCCAGAGATTTATGCCTGGGATCAAAAATCTGGAACCGTGGTCATGGAAGATCTTAAAAAGATGAAAATTCTCCGATTTGAATTGATGGAAGGAAATAAGTTCCCCGCATTCCCAGAAAAATTTGGAAGTTTTCTTGGGCGAATTGCCTTTTTGACATCTGATCTTCATTTGGATCCTTGGGAAAAGCGGACCATGGAAAATTACTTTGGTGCATCGAAATCCAATCATATGTGGGGACGATTCATGTTTGACGATACGGTTTTATCCAATCAAGACAATCCGATTAACCCTTTAGTTCGAGAATGGGTGGATCAATTGTATCGGGATGAATCGGTTCGTCGAGAGGTTCGCGTGTTGAAGAGTATCTTTAATCAGCAACAGCAGTGTCTGATTCATACTGATTTGCATACATCTAATATTTTCATATCACTTGATGAGGTTAAGGTATTTGATTCTGAATTTGCAAAATTCGGTCCTATCGGCTTTGATCTGGGTCGGTTAATTGGTAGTTTGGCATTGAATTTTGCTTCACTTTTTGGCCTTAAAGAATGGGATCAGGCAAAGAGAAAAGACTATCAGGTCTATTTGTTAGAGTCGATTCAATTCTTGTATGAAGCTTTTGAAGCCTCTTATTTTGGTCTTTGGAATGAAATTTTTCCTCAACGAAAAGCTGCAAAAGAGAGAATGAAGGCTATGATTTTTCAACAAACACTAGGGTTTACGGCTTGCACCATGCTGGCTAGAATTTATGATGGCGCTTTGTGTTTTGATTTTAAGCGAATTGAAAGCCTGGAAGAACGTGCCAAGGGACAGCGGTTTGCGATTGAAATGGCAAAACGATTATTAATTAGACGCTACGAGTATAAGGATATGGCACAGGTTATGGATGACATGAGGGAAGTATCTTTGCATCGAAATCAAGCATGGTAGTTTAGTCAAAATTGTTAGCAGTTGAAAAAATCAACTGCTTTTTTTTATGCAATGAGTAAGACGTGGTAAAATAAAGAGAAAAGCAAATGATGGGAGGAACTTATGAAAGTCGAAGTTGGTTCAAAGGAAAATCGAGAAGAATTTCTTGCTTATTGTCGAGTACATCGTTTGGAAGTAGATGATTCTTATCTGTACGACGAAGATTTAATGGAATTTAAAGAGGGAGAGAAA
This genomic window contains:
- the mtnK gene encoding S-methyl-5-thioribose kinase, producing the protein MEHEIYLSEEGAISYVKKNTSIFGDQEILHATVLAGDSMEVDGNANRILRVHSESSEQSVIVKQVLPFIRVAMERGEVLPISMERMRTEIQYMNAANRICESITPEIYAWDQKSGTVVMEDLKKMKILRFELMEGNKFPAFPEKFGSFLGRIAFLTSDLHLDPWEKRTMENYFGASKSNHMWGRFMFDDTVLSNQDNPINPLVREWVDQLYRDESVRREVRVLKSIFNQQQQCLIHTDLHTSNIFISLDEVKVFDSEFAKFGPIGFDLGRLIGSLALNFASLFGLKEWDQAKRKDYQVYLLESIQFLYEAFEASYFGLWNEIFPQRKAAKERMKAMIFQQTLGFTACTMLARIYDGALCFDFKRIESLEERAKGQRFAIEMAKRLLIRRYEYKDMAQVMDDMREVSLHRNQAW